In Petrotoga mexicana DSM 14811, a genomic segment contains:
- a CDS encoding ABC transporter ATP-binding protein: protein MEVLKTEKLKSYYIFEMQEEKKEVKAVNDVSIKIQEDEIYGIAGESGCGKSTFLKTICGLAEPPLRIVDGKIYYEVEGKEIDITKMSQEEYRKLRWQFISYIPQGSMSALNPIIRIKESFKDFVTSHKKIKDEEKEFEEPLKKHLTALGLPLRVLKSYPHQLSGGMRQRTTIALATILNPRIIVADEPTTALDVVAQRAVIQLLKDIQKMQKNTIILVTHDMAVHANITDRMGIMYAGMFVEEGKTDEIFENPLHPYTKFLIGSLPKMGDKSYKVSAPGSPPSLANLPQGCPFHPRCPYAMEICKKERPQLVEISDGHKSACFLNSKERVEDARK from the coding sequence TTGGAAGTATTAAAAACAGAAAAACTAAAATCGTATTACATATTTGAAATGCAAGAAGAGAAAAAAGAAGTAAAAGCGGTCAACGATGTAAGTATAAAGATACAAGAAGATGAAATATACGGGATAGCAGGGGAAAGTGGATGTGGGAAAAGCACATTTCTAAAAACGATATGTGGTTTAGCCGAACCACCACTGAGGATAGTAGATGGAAAGATATACTACGAAGTTGAAGGGAAAGAGATAGACATAACCAAAATGAGTCAAGAAGAATACAGGAAGTTAAGATGGCAATTCATATCGTACATACCGCAAGGATCGATGAGTGCGTTGAATCCGATAATAAGGATAAAAGAATCATTCAAAGACTTTGTGACCTCACACAAAAAGATAAAAGATGAAGAAAAAGAATTTGAAGAACCACTGAAGAAACACCTAACCGCCTTGGGATTACCGCTAAGGGTACTGAAATCATACCCACACCAACTATCTGGAGGGATGAGGCAAAGGACGACGATAGCCTTAGCAACGATACTCAATCCAAGGATCATAGTAGCGGACGAACCTACAACGGCGTTGGATGTAGTAGCGCAAAGGGCGGTAATACAATTACTAAAAGACATACAAAAAATGCAAAAAAACACGATAATACTGGTAACCCACGACATGGCTGTACATGCGAACATAACGGACAGGATGGGGATAATGTACGCAGGGATGTTTGTAGAAGAAGGGAAAACGGATGAGATATTCGAAAACCCACTACATCCATACACAAAATTTCTAATAGGCTCACTACCAAAGATGGGAGACAAAAGTTACAAGGTCAGTGCACCTGGATCGCCCCCCTCACTAGCGAACCTACCACAAGGATGTCCATTCCATCCACGATGTCCATATGCGATGGAAATATGTAAAAAGGAACGTCCACAACTCGTTGAGATAAGTGACGGACACAAATCAGCCTGTTTTTTGAACTCAAAGGAGCGTGTGGAAGATGCAAGAAAATAA